A section of the Pedobacter sp. HDW13 genome encodes:
- a CDS encoding NAD(P)-dependent alcohol dehydrogenase: MIATKGYAAQSPTTDLAPWNFERREVGPHDVQFEILFCGVCHSDLHQIKNDWFPGIFPMVPGHEIVGRVVKVGDHVKNFKVGDLAGTGCMVDACMVCENCKQDLEQYCLEGNTQTYNGLERDGKTPTYGGYSDSIVVREEFVLKIADNLNLAAVAPLLCAGITTYSPLRHWKVGKGHKLAVLGLGGLGHMAVKFGVAFGAEVTVLSTSPKKEADAKKLGAHHFVVTTDPEQIKAATGTFDFILDTVSAEHDFNMYLSLLRTNGIHICVGVPPKPAEIAAFSLLGGRKSLAGSGIGGIKETQEMLDFCAANNIVSDIEMIDIKDIHNAYERMEKGDVRYRFVIDMATL, encoded by the coding sequence ATGATAGCAACAAAAGGATATGCGGCGCAAAGCCCAACAACAGATCTTGCACCATGGAACTTCGAGCGTAGAGAAGTTGGGCCACATGATGTGCAGTTTGAAATACTTTTTTGTGGTGTTTGCCACTCCGATTTGCACCAGATTAAAAACGATTGGTTTCCAGGTATCTTTCCAATGGTTCCGGGGCATGAGATTGTTGGTCGTGTGGTTAAGGTTGGCGATCATGTAAAGAACTTTAAGGTTGGCGATTTAGCTGGAACAGGTTGTATGGTAGACGCCTGTATGGTTTGCGAAAACTGTAAGCAGGATTTAGAGCAATATTGCCTTGAAGGAAATACGCAAACCTATAATGGTTTAGAACGCGATGGCAAAACACCTACCTACGGTGGATATTCGGATAGCATTGTGGTTAGGGAAGAGTTCGTGCTTAAAATTGCCGATAACTTAAATCTGGCTGCGGTTGCCCCATTATTGTGTGCCGGTATTACAACTTATTCTCCTCTACGTCATTGGAAGGTGGGTAAAGGCCATAAATTAGCGGTTTTAGGCTTGGGCGGATTGGGCCACATGGCTGTTAAATTTGGTGTAGCGTTTGGTGCAGAGGTAACGGTGTTAAGTACTTCGCCTAAAAAAGAAGCAGATGCTAAAAAACTGGGTGCTCATCATTTTGTGGTGACTACCGATCCTGAACAGATAAAAGCTGCTACAGGTACATTCGATTTTATTCTGGATACCGTTTCGGCAGAGCACGATTTTAACATGTACCTTTCTTTACTAAGAACAAACGGAATTCATATTTGTGTAGGCGTGCCACCAAAACCGGCAGAAATTGCTGCGTTTAGTTTATTGGGTGGCAGAAAAAGCCTGGCTGGTTCTGGTATCGGGGGTATTAAAGAAACTCAGGAAATGCTTGATTTCTGTGCCGCCAATAATATTGTTTCGGATATTGAAATGATTGATATCAAAGATATTCATAATGCATACGAACGCATGGAAAAAGGCGACGTACGTTATCGCTTTGTGATTGATATGGCTACTTTGTAA
- a CDS encoding Lrp/AsnC family transcriptional regulator: MQPPKVDQTDIEILNLLQRDGLLTYKEVSGKLRKSMTHIVERIKKLRTNGYIKSTVALVDIDKLRSHFIAFPHIQLNLHSEDVIRAFKAEMDKYPEVMECYHLTGHFDFMLKVAMPDMVSYNNFLRDNIGTLAYVGNIQSFLVLSQSKAETAYAL; this comes from the coding sequence ATGCAGCCGCCAAAAGTTGATCAGACCGATATTGAAATCCTAAACCTTTTACAACGCGATGGATTATTAACCTACAAGGAAGTTTCGGGAAAGCTTAGAAAAAGCATGACGCACATAGTTGAGCGCATTAAAAAGCTCAGAACGAATGGCTACATCAAATCGACAGTAGCCCTAGTTGATATTGACAAGCTGAGATCTCATTTCATCGCCTTTCCACACATTCAACTTAACCTCCATTCAGAAGATGTGATCAGAGCTTTTAAAGCCGAAATGGATAAATACCCTGAAGTAATGGAATGTTACCACCTAACCGGGCATTTCGATTTTATGCTAAAGGTAGCCATGCCGGATATGGTTTCTTATAATAATTTTTTAAGGGATAATATTGGTACCCTGGCTTATGTGGGTAATATTCAGAGTTTTTTAGTGCTTTCGCAATCGAAGGCGGAGACGGCGTATGCATTATAG
- the serC gene encoding 3-phosphoserine/phosphohydroxythreonine transaminase: MLKKHNFGAGPCILPSTVMEQAAQAVINWNGMGLSILEVSHRSPEFEEVVLKTQLLVRELLSVPDHYSVLFLQGGASTQFAMIPMNFLSAGKKAAYLDTGYFAIKAIKEARLFGEVDVVASSKDKDYAYIPDHHDVDAESAYMHYTSNNTIEGTEIFNFSASGVPLVCDMSSDIFSRKINVSDFDLIYAGAQKNMGPAGMTLVIAKNEFLDRAKKEIPSMMDYRIFRDNMSMYNTPPVFSIYVAMLNLLWLRDQGGVSGIERCNIEKAKLLYAEIDRNPLFYGTAQVAHRSRMNVTFQAIDKEVEQAFSKFVAEKGIVGIKGYRTVGGFRASLYNALPLSSVAVLVEAMVSFEKIYSDKTVLELE; the protein is encoded by the coding sequence ATGCTTAAAAAACACAACTTCGGCGCAGGTCCTTGCATATTGCCATCGACTGTAATGGAACAAGCTGCCCAGGCGGTTATCAACTGGAATGGGATGGGTTTGTCTATTTTGGAGGTTTCTCACCGATCGCCTGAATTTGAGGAAGTGGTACTTAAAACACAGTTGCTGGTCCGCGAGTTATTGTCTGTTCCCGATCACTATTCAGTACTTTTTTTACAGGGCGGAGCAAGTACACAATTTGCCATGATTCCAATGAACTTTTTAAGTGCAGGAAAAAAAGCAGCTTATCTCGATACCGGTTATTTTGCAATAAAAGCCATTAAAGAGGCTAGGTTATTTGGTGAAGTAGATGTTGTAGCATCTTCGAAAGATAAAGACTATGCCTATATTCCAGATCATCATGATGTGGATGCCGAATCTGCCTATATGCATTATACCTCAAATAATACGATTGAAGGAACAGAGATATTTAATTTTTCAGCCAGTGGTGTTCCATTGGTATGCGATATGTCCTCAGATATTTTTTCGAGAAAAATTAATGTAAGTGATTTTGACCTGATTTATGCAGGTGCGCAAAAGAATATGGGACCAGCAGGCATGACCCTGGTTATTGCTAAAAATGAATTTCTAGATCGTGCAAAGAAGGAAATTCCATCTATGATGGACTACCGTATATTTCGCGATAACATGAGCATGTACAATACACCGCCAGTATTTTCTATTTATGTTGCCATGCTTAATCTTTTATGGCTTAGAGATCAGGGTGGGGTAAGTGGAATCGAGCGTTGTAATATCGAGAAGGCAAAACTGTTATATGCCGAAATAGACCGGAATCCACTTTTTTATGGTACTGCGCAGGTTGCACACCGCTCTCGGATGAATGTTACTTTTCAGGCAATTGATAAAGAAGTAGAGCAGGCATTTTCAAAATTTGTAGCCGAAAAAGGCATCGTGGGGATTAAAGGTTACCGTACCGTTGGCGGCTTCCGTGCATCACTTTACAATGCACTTCCCTTATCAAGCGTAGCAGTATTGGTAGAGGCCATGGTTAGTTTCGAAAAAATATACAGTGATAAAACAGTTCTTGAACTCGAATAA